The segment CTAGAAAGTGCCGAAGTCGGAGTTGCTGGGTGTGGTGCATCGGCAGGTTTCCCATGTCGTCCGGAGCTACGAACTGGAGGTCGGTCGACTCATCGGAAATCCGGAGTTCTCCGCCCGTGATGCGCGCCGTGAAGCAGACGTTGAACTGTTGGCGCACCTCGCCGTCCGAGTAGGCGATCACGTGGCGGGGATCGGTGTACGTGCCGACGAGTCCAGTGATCTCGACGTCAAGGCCGGCCTCTTCACGGACCTCCCGGATGGCCGTTCCCGGGAGCGACTCACCAAGATCCATCGCGCCCCCCGGCAGCGCGTACAGGCCATTGTCGGTGCGTCGTTGAAGCAGGATGCGCCCTTCGGCGTCGGTCACGACTGCGGAGGCTGCAACCACAAGCCGGTTCGGCTCGGGCGCGTTGGGATCATCGTAGAACTCCGTGCGTGCCACGTGATCAACTCTCCTCAACCGGTAGGGCGGCGTTCCATACCGCATCGAAGCTCGCAGCATAGGTGTCGAACAGCGTGCCAGCGCCGGTCTGCCGCAGGTGCCAAACCGGGGCCCCAAAGGCATTGACCCCCCACACGTGCGCGTTCACCAGGATCTGGTCATCTGCCCGGTAGAGGCTGTTGTACAGCGTGGTTCCGTGGGTCCGGATCTCGATGCCCGGCGTGCCCAGCAACGGGCGGTAGTGCATGAGGGCGAGCCTGCACCGGGACTCGATGCCGTGACCGAACTTCTCTTCCTCCCCACGCTGTCTGACGTTCTCGCTCTCGGGGTCGCCAAGCGCAATCCGGATCGCACACCCTTCCGCGGCGCGCTCCCGAAGTAGATCGTTGAGGCGTGGGTACGCCTCATGAAGGAACACGGCGGCGTAGACCAGTACGTCGATGCGCTCCGTGGCCTTCGCCATCAAGTCCACGAACACAGACACCGGCAGGTCTGCGCGTTGCTCATAGAGCGCCACCAGTTCGGGGCTTATCGCTCTGGCGGCGCGTCGCTGTCGCAGACTTGGCCACAAGGCGAACATGTCTTCTCCCAGAGCTTCGGCAGCCAGACGGGCTGTCCCTAACCGGGGCGTCCGATTCTGGTTGGCCCATCGTTCAACCGACTTGGTGTCCACGCCGGCCTTCTCTGCCAGGGCGGCGCACGTCCAACCACCCGACGCCATCACGGCTTTCAGTCTCTCGTTCGGCATTTGGCCTGTCTCCCCGCACAGCCCGGACTCTTGTAGGGACGTTCTACCGCGCGAGGGACGTTCTGAAGTGTCCTTTGCGTGAGGTTTCACCGTCCAGGGGCGCTGCCAGATCGTGGTTCCAACTTGGCGGGAGGCGGCCCATGCCGGTGGAGACGCGAGCCCCCCGGACGTTCACCGACTACAAGGCCGAGTGTCGAAAGCGTGCGGCCCGTAGTGATGCTCTCGGCGACTACGACGCCCAGGTGTCAGCCAGGGTGTCCGGACGGGGCATCCCGAAGGACTGGCCGGTGTGCACCTGCGGCGCGGACCACTGCCCCGACAAGGGGGCCGTGTGACGACGGCAGCGACGACCGCTGAAGCCCCCGCAGTGTGCGCCGTGGGGGAGTCGTTCGACCGCATGGCCGCTGTGTTCGCAGAGGCCCCGCCGGAGCTGCAGGACGAGTCCGCCGTGCGGGACGTTCAGGCGCTTCGGGACAAGCACAACGCGCAGTGCACCAAGGGGTGTGCGTCGTGAGGCTGCATGGCATCGGCGGCCTGTGGGCGGGGCAGCGCCGAGCCCGCGACGGCCTTCCGGCCCCAGTGCCCTGGCGGGCACAAGACCGGCCCTCTTGCGCCGTCACAGACTCCCGTCCCCGCAAGGGACGGGCCGCATGACCCGGCGACCACCCGGCCGCCGGCTCCGCCGATGCAGGGAGGCGACTCTCATGCTCAACGCCGATGGCGGGCACGGGGGCAACCCGGCCCCGATCCAGCCCCCGCCGCCCCCGCCGCCGCCGTCCCCCGACGGTAGCTCTCCGCCCGGAGACGGGGGCCACCGGAAGTGAACGACGCCCTCCGCGAGGAGGGTGCGGACCGCCCCGGCTCCGAGCCGGGGCGGTTCCTGCTCTCCACCGGCCACATGTCCCCGGACTGGGCCGACACGTTCAACGCCGTGCCCCGCTCGCTGTTCACGCCTTCGCGCGTCTGGTCGCACGACATGGCCACCGGCCGCAGCGCGCTGGTGGACCGGGACACCGACCCGGCAGCCTGGCAGGCCGCCACGGAGGCCGACGTCCCGTTGGTCACGCAGTTCGATGACGGCGAGCACGACGGGCCGGAGCCGGGCACCGTGCCGACCAGCAGCCTCAGCATGCCGAGCGTCGTCATGTCGATGCTGCGCGACCTGGACGTCAAGCCGGGCATGCGGGCCCTCGACGCGGGCACCGGGCCCGGGTGGAACGCGGCACTGCTCGCACACCGCCTCGGCTCACAGCAGGTCGTCAGCGTCGAGTACGACCAGGACGTGTCGGCCACGGCCGCCGAGAACATGGCACGCGCCGGACTCGCACCCGAGCTGATCACCGGGGACGGTCAGCTCGGCTGGCCCAAGAGCGGACCGTACGACCGGATCATCGCGACGTACGGGGTCCGCGAGATCCCTCAGGCGTGGATCGGACAGTCTCGGACCGGCGGCGTCATCCTGGCCCCCTGGGGAACCGACTTCAGCCCGCTGGACGCCGTGGTCAAGCTCCGTGTCGCCCCCGACGACACGGCGTCCGGCCACTTCACCGAGATGGTGGAGTTCATGAAGTCGCGGAACCAGCGCCTCGCCTTCCCCGAACACGCCTCCTACGTACCGGAGTTCCCCGGCAACGCCGATACGAAGGACCGGACGACGCTCACGGCGGACGATCTCGGCGGACGCTGGGCAGTCCAGCGGTTCGTCACCGGGCTGGCCGTGCCCGACGTGACGCACCTGGTCCACCACCAGGACGAGGACACCACCGTGGCCTGGTCCTACAGCCTGTCCGACCGGTCATGGGCGGCCGTGGTGTGGCGCAAGGACCAGCCCGAAACCACCGTGTACCAGGCAGGTCCCCGGAGGCTCTGGCAGGCCGTGGAGCAGGCGCTCACCTGGTGGCACGACCAGGGCAGGCCCGGGCCGGCCCGGTTCGGCCTCACGGTCGGACCGGACGGCACGGTGCCGTGGCTGGACCATCCGGACCACCCCGTACCGATCCGAGACTGACCCCGGGCCCGGAAACGCAGACGACCCGTGGGCTGCTCCCCGGCCGCCGCCCCCGGGCCCTGGGGACGGCGGCCGGGGCACCGGGGATGTACCGGTGAGCCCACGGGCCGGGTGACTGCTGGGAATTAGCCTGAGCCGGAGACCTCGACGGCCTCACCGCTGCACAGGCAGGGGCGGCTCTAGCGAGCAGCCACCTCACGCATCCTGAAAGAACTCATGTTCATAGGATGCTGCGCACTATGACCCCGTACGTGAGCCGGAACATCCGGCAGACAGAACTAGAGTCCGTTCGCGCAGTGATCTACGCCCGCCAGTCGAAGCGACGCGTGGACGAGTCGGAGACCTCCACCGAATCCCAGATCGCCCGGGGCACTGCCCTGGCCGACGGCAAGGGCTGGAAGACCGGTCGCGTCTTCCAGGACATCGGTAAGTCCGGATGGGACCCCGACACCGAACGGGCCGGGTTCGACGCCATGATGGCGGCGGTGCGCGCGGGCGAAGTAGACGTGGTGGTCGTCTTCTCGCTGGCCCGGTTGACCCGCCAGGGCGCCATGGAGGCCATGCGCATCAACGACGTGTTCATGCAGCACGGCGTGCGCCTGGTCTCTGTCGAGGAGCCGTTCCTTGACACCACGCACCCCATCGGGGTGGCGGTGTTCGCCCTCATCGCTGCGCTGGCTCAGCAGGAGTCGGAGTTGAAGTCTGCGCACATATCCGAGGCCAAGGCTGAGCTGAAGGCCATCGGTGGCCACGTGTCTGGCCGCCCGCCGTTCGGCATGAAGACCGAGCGGGTCAAGGAAGGGAAGCTGGTCCGCTCTCAGCTCGTACCGGACCCCGAGACGGCCCCGACCGTGCTCAAGATCGTTGATCGCGTCATGGACGGCGAGACGGTGTCAGGCATCGTGCAGAGCCTCAACGAGAAGGGTGAGCCGTCCCCCGGAGCGTTGGCGCTGGCCGCCGGGCGGAAGCGGTCCGGCCGGTCGCGCAGCAACATCACACCGGCTGACCCTGACTGCCCGCCGCTCTGGGATGTGGGCACCTTGAACACCTTGCTGCGCCACCCCGCCCTTGGTGGCTTCGCCGCTGAGTGGGTCACGGACCCGGACGGGAAGCGCCGCCGCAGGGAGATCATGCGGGACAAGACCGGGGCTCCGATGGCAGCCCACAAGGGGCTCATGGAGCCGATCAGGTGGTACCAGCTCCAGGACGTTCTCAAGGGCCGTTCCCGAGCGACTGAACTTGATTGGGTGATGTCGGAGCTGTTCGCCCGACAGGGCCGAACTGGTTCCGGTAGCCCTGGGACATGAGGTATGCGCAGGGCGGTGGGTTGACCGACGCCGGGAGGGCCGCGCGGGAGCGGTTGCGGCTGCAGGCTGTGGAACGCTTCGAGGGCGGGCAGAAGAACGGGGAGATCGCTGCCGGGCTGCGGGTGAGTGAGCGGTCGGTGGAGCGGTGGCGCCGGGCCTGGCGCGAGCGTGGGGAGGCCGGGGTCCTGTCCAAGGGATCGCCCGGGCGCCCGAGGCTCAGTGACAAGCAGATCGCCAGGCTGGAGCGGGAGTTGGAGCGCGGCCCGCTGGTCCACGGCTGGGCCGATCAGCGGTGGACGCTGGCGCGGGTGAAGACGCTGATCGGCCGGCTGTTCCACGTGTCGTACACGGTGGAGGGCACCTGGCGGCTGTTGAAGCGGCACGGCTGGTCGTGGCAGCAGCCGGCCCGCCGGGCGATCGAGCGCGACGACGCGGCGGTGGAGTTGTGGAAGAAGGAGACCTGGCCGTTGGTAAGAGCACCGCGGCGGCCCTCGGCGCCTGGGTCGTCTTCGAGGACGAGGCCGGGCAGTCGATGACTCCGCCGCGCGCCAGAACCTGGGGCCGCATCGGGCGCACGCCGGTGGTCCGCGTGCGCGGACGGGGATCCGGCCGGGTCTCGATGGCGGGCATGGCCTGCTACAAGCCGGGCGAACGGTCCCGGCTGATCTACGCGATCCGCGAGTACCGGGGACGCAAGGGCGAGCCGAAGGGCTTCGGCTGGCGCGACTTCCGCGACCTGGTCGTCCGCGCCCGCGTCCAGCTCGGCGGCCCGCTCGTCCTCGTGTGGGACAACGCCCGCATCCACCTCGTGCCACCGCTCAGGGCGTTCTTCGAGGCCAACGCGCACTGGCTGACCGTCTTTCAGCTGCCCACCTACGCGCCCGACCTCAACCCGCAGGAGGGTATCTGGTCGCTGGTCAAACGCGACATCGGAAACCTCGCGGCCGCCGACCTCGGCCAGCTGACCCGGGCCGTCAAGCGCAAGCTCAAGATGATCCAGTACCGTCCCCACCTCGTCGACGGCTGCCTCGTCGGGACCGGCTTGATCATGGATGGCTGACCGACATCACGAGTTCAAGTTCAGAAGCTGACGCCGTGATCGTGTTACGAGTTCTTAGGAAAGAGAGTAAGTGTTGTACCTACTTCCGTATCTAGCTATAGCAGTACTCAGAAATAGCTCTGTAGGGGTAACTGGGAAACCTGTGTCACCGCCACCCCACTTTCCCAACACCATCATGGGAGCCCGGTTCTGCTGATCATCGGAACCGTCTGCGACCGGTGCGGGAAGGCCCTGCGGGGCCGCCAGCGCGCCGTCTGTTCGAACGCGTGTCGGCAGGCGATCAAGCGGGCCGAGAAGCGGACCACCGCTGATCTCATGGGGCGCCCTTGCGATGTCTGCGGGGACGCTGCCGACTACGCCAACGGCCACGGGGCCTGGTGTGAGGTACATACGGCCAGGGCCCGGCGCGAGGACGCCGAGGCAGCGCGCTGGGATGCGGTGTGCGCCCTTGTGGACTGTGAGAACAACGCCGGATGGGACGGCTTGGGGCGGGCCCGCAAGTACTGCTCGAACGCCCACAGCCAGAAGGCGTACCGGCTGCGTAAGGCCGCTGCCGCTGCTGC is part of the Kitasatospora setae KM-6054 genome and harbors:
- a CDS encoding NUDIX domain-containing protein → MARTEFYDDPNAPEPNRLVVAASAVVTDAEGRILLQRRTDNGLYALPGGAMDLGESLPGTAIREVREEAGLDVEITGLVGTYTDPRHVIAYSDGEVRQQFNVCFTARITGGELRISDESTDLQFVAPDDMGNLPMHHTQQLRLRHFLEHRATPYLG
- a CDS encoding helix-turn-helix domain-containing protein, which translates into the protein MPNERLKAVMASGGWTCAALAEKAGVDTKSVERWANQNRTPRLGTARLAAEALGEDMFALWPSLRQRRAARAISPELVALYEQRADLPVSVFVDLMAKATERIDVLVYAAVFLHEAYPRLNDLLRERAAEGCAIRIALGDPESENVRQRGEEEKFGHGIESRCRLALMHYRPLLGTPGIEIRTHGTTLYNSLYRADDQILVNAHVWGVNAFGAPVWHLRQTGAGTLFDTYAASFDAVWNAALPVEES
- a CDS encoding methyltransferase domain-containing protein, whose translation is MNDALREEGADRPGSEPGRFLLSTGHMSPDWADTFNAVPRSLFTPSRVWSHDMATGRSALVDRDTDPAAWQAATEADVPLVTQFDDGEHDGPEPGTVPTSSLSMPSVVMSMLRDLDVKPGMRALDAGTGPGWNAALLAHRLGSQQVVSVEYDQDVSATAAENMARAGLAPELITGDGQLGWPKSGPYDRIIATYGVREIPQAWIGQSRTGGVILAPWGTDFSPLDAVVKLRVAPDDTASGHFTEMVEFMKSRNQRLAFPEHASYVPEFPGNADTKDRTTLTADDLGGRWAVQRFVTGLAVPDVTHLVHHQDEDTTVAWSYSLSDRSWAAVVWRKDQPETTVYQAGPRRLWQAVEQALTWWHDQGRPGPARFGLTVGPDGTVPWLDHPDHPVPIRD
- a CDS encoding recombinase family protein produces the protein MTPYVSRNIRQTELESVRAVIYARQSKRRVDESETSTESQIARGTALADGKGWKTGRVFQDIGKSGWDPDTERAGFDAMMAAVRAGEVDVVVVFSLARLTRQGAMEAMRINDVFMQHGVRLVSVEEPFLDTTHPIGVAVFALIAALAQQESELKSAHISEAKAELKAIGGHVSGRPPFGMKTERVKEGKLVRSQLVPDPETAPTVLKIVDRVMDGETVSGIVQSLNEKGEPSPGALALAAGRKRSGRSRSNITPADPDCPPLWDVGTLNTLLRHPALGGFAAEWVTDPDGKRRRREIMRDKTGAPMAAHKGLMEPIRWYQLQDVLKGRSRATELDWVMSELFARQGRTGSGSPGT
- a CDS encoding IS630 family transposase (programmed frameshift), producing MRYAQGGGLTDAGRAARERLRLQAVERFEGGQKNGEIAAGLRVSERSVERWRRAWRERGEAGVLSKGSPGRPRLSDKQIARLERELERGPLVHGWADQRWTLARVKTLIGRLFHVSYTVEGTWRLLKRHGWSWQQPARRAIERDDAAVEFVEEGDLAVGKSTAAALGAWVVFEDEAGQSMTPPRARTWGRIGRTPVVRVRGRGSGRVSMAGMACYKPGERSRLIYAIREYRGRKGEPKGFGWRDFRDLVVRARVQLGGPLVLVWDNARIHLVPPLRAFFEANAHWLTVFQLPTYAPDLNPQEGIWSLVKRDIGNLAAADLGQLTRAVKRKLKMIQYRPHLVDGCLVGTGLIMDG